The Meriones unguiculatus strain TT.TT164.6M chromosome 14, Bangor_MerUng_6.1, whole genome shotgun sequence sequence TCTTAACTAGAGACTCATACATATAACTTTCAAAACTAATAGACCAAGTTGAAGAATTTTCTTTAATCTTTCATTGATGAGTAGAATGTAGTTACAGAGATGTGACAAAAGTCAATGATGAAGTACCcccccagcatgcacaaggccttggcTTCCATCCCTGCCATGAAGAATAAAAGAAGAACTTGGCAGCAGTGTTATTTTGCATAGTGAGCCCTCAGACATTTGTCCTTGACTATATGGGAAAAAATTTACTATTCTCatcttacaagaaaaaaaaaaaaaaaaaaaaaaaaaaaaaaaaaaaaaacctgagaaaaaTATGGCCCAGAGAAATGAATATATCCTATTTATCAATGAAAGACTTTCACACAGAAAGACTAGAGACAGGGAAAAAAAGCGAGGTGAGGGGAGATAAAATGGTGTCCATGAGCTCAAGCCCATGAGGCATGCAGGAGAGCCAAAGGCTCTGCACAGTAACACATGAGGGCTAAGAGTCTGGCCAGCATACTGTCATTGGCTCTGAACACCTCATAGGATTAAAATATGGAAAAACCCTGTCAGGAAAGGAAACTGAACAGAATCTGTAGATGAGAGTCCCATGGTGGGAAATATTGTAAAACGAGAGCGTGCCAGCTGCATAGTCAAGGAAAACGCCAACACGACAGGGAGGAACCATGAGAGAGAGTGTCAAGGTGCTGGGCTTGCCTGTGAGGGAACACTCCTCAAAAACATTATACACGTACTTTTTCTGCAGCCCTATAACCCAGAACCCATATTTAGGTTGATAGTGTAAATCATTACTAAGACCCAAACGAAATAATGGACTTGGGTGTGAGAGAAATATGGGATTGAAGAGGTAACTTCCATCACATAATCCCAGGACCCAGGCACTTTTTCCAGACACATCTACTTCCCAGTAATGCTTTCCTGATTGGAGAGCTGGGTGTCCCATGACGCCTTCATGACAGCTTTCATCCCTAGCTTTTGAATTTCTTGTTTGATGGTCTTCATATCGTATTTGTTTCTTGTCCACAGTAATGGCAATTTTTGGATGGTTGTTTTCAACCAGTGTCACTCGAACTGCACAAAAATGACAGGGCTGAGTGtcacaagaaggagaaggaaCAGTCTTATTTGTGTTGTTACGAATATAAGGCTAAGGAGAAAGTGTGCAAGAACTGGAAAGAACTTTGTGTTGAGGTTGCAGGAGAGACAGAACAGTGCAGAAGCACTACAGATCTCGGGAGATGCAACATGAGGCCTAAGAGACACACAAGCTCTGCAAGTGAGGAGTGGCTAGCTTAGGAGGCTGTGATTTCTCCTTACCCCAGTAGCGCTGGGCCTCTGTGACCTCTGAAATGATAAAAGTTCACAATATTAAATGAAAGCAAAAGTATTCTAAAGTCCATTTCTTCCAGATGAGGGGAAGAGATGGAAGCCCTAACAGGGTCAAAGATGAATGCTCCTTCCCCATCAGAGATGGTGAAATCATCAGTAACAGTGTCTTCCTTGTTCGTATCTAGAAACCACTAGAATCCCACAACAAAACTCTTGTAACATAACTCTCCTCACCTTGCAACACTTGCAGCATGCCTTGCAGATCGGGGGCTCGGAACACTCTTCTTTGTTCCTTGGGGATGGTTTTGGGCTTTGTCAGCGAGAAAGTATGACTCCTAGGGATAAAAACAATTAATCCGAGTACTACCTAACGACCCCCATGACCCCTAATGACCACTGACTTCAATCCACAGATGCGCTTGAGCTCTTTTGACAATACtgaagaggtacagaaagagtAGCTAGCCATCTGGGGACATGAAAAATAGTCATATTCCCTTCAATTTGCTTTCAGTGCAGTGTTGGGAAGGCCCTACTCCCTCACATTAACAGTTCTTGCCTTCTAAAATTAAACAATTGTTTTCTccccctctgcctccttgaaCTCTCAAGGGATGatgaaataataaatcttaaaacaaatggAAACTAAGGTGCCTGAAAACAATGTGTGGAAAATACTTCCATGAATGCAAGGGTGGGAAATAGGTCTTGAAAAGTCCAGTGTCTTTAAAACCTTCAGCCAATATGGAGACTCGCAGATAACATCTGAGTTTTCAGATTCTCTTGAAGAAATTACAAGCACTTGGAAAAGATGAAGACAACAAACTAATACTAATATGATCCCAGCGTCTTAAGACAAGCCTTGGTGTGTCTGGCTGGGCATGCTCTCTGCACACAGGGATACCCTCCTCCCGCACTCGCCTAGAGTACGGGAAGGAAGAGCATCAGTGGCAAAGCAAAGATTCAAGGCTATTTCTGTAAATCTAAACACAACAATAGAGAAAGATTGGGTGTCTTCTAGTCTCAAGGGAAAATAATGAGAACACATAGGAATTTCCCCAGTGGACAATTCCCATCTACCATAAACCAAGCACCTGTTAAATCCAGAGCCAGAGCCACATCCAGGTACACAGGGTGAACAAAATGCTGAGTTAAGAGTGTTTTAatcggggctggaaagatggctcagtggttaagggcactgtctgctcttcctaactggacctggcttcaattcccagttccaagggatcggACACgttcacactgatgcacataaaataaaatacggAAAAAAGGAGTACCCTAATCTTTTTGTCTCCAACCCCACTACTGAGCCACACTCTCCAATTCCCCACAACTCACTTTTCTTTCACAGAACCTAATCTGTTCACAGTAGCTGCAATATCGCCTTTTGACGGGAAACTCAGCACTGCATCTAAATTGCCCCAACCTGGGAGAAATCATGCTTACCACACAGAAAGAATGGCAGCCATACATACCGGTTTATGATGCTGTCTACTCCCTAGATAGGAACAAAGAAAACAGGAGTTAAGACTTCTCATTAAGATGGCGGGTGGGAATCTTCACAACGTAAAGTCTGTGAAAGAGAAGTCAGGATGACACATAGGGAGCCTTTTCCTGCAAGTGATGTTGTGTGAATGAGTTTGTTAAGGCAGCAGAGATGACTGTAGGGGAGCAGGCAGGTTGTCCTCAAACGGACTCCCACTGCCAAGTCCTCTGGAGTACACACCATGCTGGAAAAAAGAAGCTGCCTGTGGGCAAAGCAGGAAACACTAGCAGGAAGTGCTGATCCTCCCATACCCTAAGCCAGAAGACATCACGGCAGAGTTCAGGGGTCTGAGAAAACCACTGAGAAAGGACTTAGAACCTACCCTTTCTCACACACCGGAACATAGGCAACACGGGGGCTCCAAGAGCCACACAGCCCTCTAGCTTCCCTCACAACACCAAGTAGGTCCTTCTAGAGTCAAAGGGACCTGTGAAGTCCATCTTTCAACTCAGAGCAACTGTGTCAGAAATTCACTGCAACAGTATTCTTTCCACT is a genomic window containing:
- the LOC110558330 gene encoding tripartite motif-containing protein 12A-like; protein product: MASEFMVNLKEEVTCPICLDLMVEPVSADCGHSFCRACITLNYESSKSKEEEFICPVCRVSYLFGNLRPNRHVANIVERLKGFKSSPEEQKVFHCARHGEKLQLFCEKDKVAICWICERSQEHRGHQTALIEEVACEYKEKLQAALQKLMADKKESENWKDDLQQERTYWESKIQKDVENVQTEFKRMEDILDSEKKNELQKLMQEKEDIMNSLAESENEHAQQSKLLGDLISDVEHQLGCSAMEMLQGVDSIINRSHTFSLTKPKTIPKEQRRVFRAPDLQGMLQVLQEVTEAQRYWVRVTLVENNHPKIAITVDKKQIRYEDHQTRNSKARDESCHEGVMGHPALQSGKHYWEVDVSGKSAWVLGLCDGSYLFNPIFLSHPSPLFRLGLSNDLHYQPKYGFWVIGLQKKYVYNVFEECSLTGKPSTLTLSLMVPPCRVGVFLDYAAGTLSFYNISHHGTLIYRFCSVSFPDRVFPYFNPMRCSEPMTVCWPDS